The genome window CAAAACTTTTGCTAGTGGTCAGAGGAAAATAGTTGATATGATTTAAAAAGCCCTAAAGGAAGATTTTCACGTTATGTTTTTGTTAGGGAAATCACTTTGAAAGGTAAAAAGAGTTCTAAAATTTAAGAATCGTATTAGCAAAGGACAAACCGAACAAAGTTTTTAATAGCCGACTATTTACACTCTTGCATTTTGCGGTCCTAAAAATGAGTTGCGAAAACTTTGCCCAGGTATTTGGGCCACTGTAATGTTGCCCCCAAACGAGCATATGTTGCAGAATCAGCGGAAGGCGAGGTGATAGAGGAAACGGAAGTTGGGCTACAACCAGGTCCATCGGGTGTCTCTGACGGCCTGGCTTTGTTGTTTGCCCGACGGCCTGCCATTAAAGTTCAATGAAGTTCCCCGAGTGCGACACTTGGAGACTGGGCCGCGACCTGCTCCTGCCAAGGATTCAATgaagtgaaaaaaatatttccgccGGCGATAAAATTGCTATAAATTTCCAAGTGCCACGGGGGTTTCCTTATGTCTGTTCTCAGCATTTTCACAGCCGCCTGCTGTGCGAAGTTTCTGGGGGGGCGGGGTGCTACAAATTTGTCAGCAAAAATGGCACAAATTTTGCCGGCTGTTTTTGTGAGGTGTCATCGAGACTGGGTCTTTGAGTGGCTGCCACTAATGGCGTCATTACCTATCATTTGCCACAACCCAAACCATCCGAAAGTGTACCGCTCATCTGGGACTTTAAAACTTGGCAGCACATTCGAAACTTTCATCCGGCTTTCGTTATTACAGTTGGCCCCTCGCTGTTGTTTGATGTCCTTCAGCCAGCTGCTCCGACTTCTTATTCCATTTGGCCAGCAGTCTCCTTCCTGGCTGCCTTCTGGCCACCGGAGTCTCCATTCACATCCTGGCCGTCAAATTCTTACGTGACCAGCTGAAATTTTTCATTTGGCCacagaaataaaacaaaatgaatgaacttttcaaataaaaatagcaATCTGCCGCTCCAaccacacaaacaaacaacaaaagtcACAAATTGCCGGGGATTTGTGTACGTGTCGGTTCCTTTAATGGATACCGATGAAATTCTTTGTGCATTGGCGGCCAGCGAatttgccataaatttaaTGCATAATTGCCAAATGCCGAACCAAATAGCGTTTATCGATCGTAGTTTGCGAAGCGACATTGGCGCTTTTTTAGGAATTTTAAAAGTTCAACTTTTTAAATACAATCTTTAAATTTGTAGTGATTCTAAAAGGAAAATGCTATCAAAAATCAACAGATTGACATGAACTTTCTGTGAGGCAGAACTTTGTCGATAACTGAAGAGCGTTGCTATAAAGTAAATGTGCTTGCCGGTATTACGTTGTTCGAAAGCAAACATTCCGCAATTAATTGCATCCTCACCGTTTGCTGAGTGCTGAGGGCTGAGGGAAAAGGAGGGGGTTTCGCAAAGGAACCACCAGGGGCAAGTAGCATGCTCGTTATGCTGTTGTCTGTGGCCAGCTTAATCCCCGACCCTTGGCAATCCTGCGGGGATCCGACTCCACTTCAATATCTAATTCACTCGGCTCCACTTCTTACGCCTGGGACATGTGTTTTCAATGgcatgcaaattgaatttgaaattaattagaGGCACATAAGCATTTAAGCCCCAAGGACACACGTGTGAGTGGTGCGGAGTGCGGGGTGGGCATTATCGTCCCTCCGAGATTGCGTATACGACACGTTGTGCGGTGGACCGCAGGGCGAAATGACCGGCCTTTTGCCGTATTTATATGTCACTTGCCACTGCCACACTTCTTTTCAGAACGCCACGCACCGGAGCAGTGGAATCCTGAAAATCCACACTGGCGCACTTGTGGGTATTCGTCTTGAGTTTGCCCGGTTTAACGGGCGTCTGCTATCTGCTCGGTCGCCAGGCACTCGTGCTGGAGTAGCGGCACAGCAGGACCTTCTTGAACGCCTGCCGGAACACCTTGTTGAAGATGGTGTAGAAGATGGGGTTCACCATGGAGCTAGCGTAGCCCAGCCAGGTGACCACATCGAAGACCCAGTGGCTGATTCGTTCCTCGCACTCCGCGCACACCGTGGGCAGGAGATTGAGGACGAAGAATGGCGACCAGAGGATCACGAACGTAAAGAACACCACTCCCAGCACCTTGGTGGCCTTCTGCTCCAGCCGGATGATCCTGCCGTGGCGCGAGGAGTTCCTGGAGATCACGCTGGAGTTGCGCGAGTGATGAGATCGCACCGTCTGCTGACGCTGCAACATGCAGGGCGAGGATGTGGTCGTCCTGGTCTTGCCCCCACATTCGCCCGCTCCCTGATAGTTCATGTTCTGGTGACTTCTCAGGGTGGCCGATCTTCTCAAGGGTGTGGATGAGTTGGAGGTGGTCGCTGTTTTGGTGGGCGTTAGCAGCAGGGATGTTCGAACTCCGCCAAAACTGCTGCCCCGCCGGCGATGACGACTGGAATCCCACGTGACCACCGAGGCGGTCTTTGAGATGCTCAGCTTTCGTCGGCCAGGACAAGGAGTTCCCGGAGCAGCCAAGTACCCACTTCCATCGCTCTGAACAGTCAGGGAGCTGCCCTGATTGTGAGCAGAGTGTGGACTGAGGGTGGAGCCAACTGTGGCCGTAGCTGTTCCTGCCGGTCCACCCGTCATGCCGGCACTTACACTGGAGGTCAGTGACTTCTTATTGCCACTGCTGCACATGAGTAGCTCCATCTCGCTGGGCGAACTGCTCACCGCCGTCGTGGTGGTGGTCACCCGGAAGGCGGACGAAATAATCTTCACCTCCGCCGATTTCACACAATTCTGGAGCGGTCTGTCCCCGAAATACGGGCAGGTGCAAACGGAGGGCAGCTGCAGGTAGTCCGACTGGTGATTTTGTCCGGCTATGTGGCACTGCTTCGCCTTCTGCGGAGGATCTAGCTCAGTGTCCGAGTGGCAGATCTTCGACTTCGTCTGCTGCTGATCCTTCTGTTGCGcgctctcctcctcctcgtcgtcgtcgtcatcgagGCTCTCCTGTACAGTGGTGTGTCGCGGATAGAGTGCGTTCTTGGGCAGGCTATTATGGCGCTTGTGACGGCGCAGCGTTGACGTGGGCGTGTCCACATCCTCGTCTGCGTCCTCATGTCCGGCACGTTGGTCACGTCCTGGAACAGCTGACGAAGCTCTTCGTCGCTTCTTATACGCTCGCAATCGTTGGGAAAGCTGTGAAAGAGTCCTGAAAAGAAATGAACTTTTctgattaaataaatataattatatatcaAAGTTAAAGTCCTTtaatgattttcattttaaagAAGTGGTCTATTAAACGTTTTTCCTGTATCAAATTGAAGCAGCATAGCACAAAAGAAACCATGTGGTTTTAATaacgaaaatatataaaatatgtcTATGTCATACCCCACCGATTTATTGATTTAGTACCCAATGCCGAGCCATTTTCTTTCACCTTCTCTCCCATCGGCGTcgtacatttttaattaaaattgcgCAGCCAATTGGCAAAACTCTATTCGGAGGCGAGGTGCTTAAAACAATGCAGTGAACACTCGCTAACGGCAATTCAACAAAAGCCAGCACGCTTTGTGGTCAGCTCGTTTCTTTCACCTGTTTCGCCGGGAAGTAGGCAacattttttgtgtttgctcTTTGTGGTTTACCGCCTCCTAACATTTTTCCTTGAGAGCTTTTCCTTTCATTTGCACCGTTGTTTGTGGTGCACTTGGAAAAATAATCCAATATTATTTACTATATTATATTAGCTATTTTGCTTTGATTTACTGTAGATTTACTATTAGAATTTTATATCATTAATtagaattttatattattaattacaGAAATACTTAGCTCATATGTATAGCTTTAATTTAAagttatatattaatatatatattgtatatagaTTTTTTTTCTGTACCGCCTCATTTTGCATTCATTTTAATAAAGCGCATAAATTTGCCAGCTGCCTTTGCGGTTTTCTGTCCTGCCGCCCGTTTTGCCCTGCATGCAAATGTGCGCCAACTTTATTTGGCCAAGACGGTGGGCGGCGGTGGCGTTGGGGGCGTGGTTAGCTGCTAATGAAGGCGTTAGCAGACAGAAGGCCAAGTGGCGGTGGCTGCAGGAGGATAGGGTGGATGCCAAGACGCAGGATAAGGATGTCAGCTCATTATGCATCCTTCGCGTTTTTGATTTGTGTGCACGAGACGTGCGCATAAATTGAGATGCGTTGGAACAGGGCTAAGCAATTGGGGAGTGGGGGAGCCAGCTACTCATTATGCAAGTGAAACAAAGCCGAGCTGATGCCAACTTTGTTATTGTTTCGCCCACAAAGGAATTAAACAGCCGCCAAGCTCATCAGGACATCGCAggatacacatacatatagtaTATAATCTTATGTGGCGAAGTGTTGAGCTGATTTTAAGTCAAAAATTAGAATATCGCCAGCATCATTTGTCAACTTTGCCGCATGAGACGGCAAATTGTGCAACAATTAAAAGCCACTCGACTTTGACCTCGTCGCATTTCTTTTCGTCCTCTGCCACTTGGCATCGCATCCATTGCGGACAAAAGGAAGCCAAATCCATTTTATTGATTGTGCAAATTCGTTCAACTGTCAAACAATGTGGCACATAGTGCTTTCAATACTCCACTCCGCCACCCAGTTGGCTGAAAGGCGCACAGTCACAATGATATATGATATAAACGTGCATAAGGGATTGGTTAAATGGGAAAATATGAGCGAGATAAAATGTGCAGTCATTTCGCATTTCGCAAGTTGAGCTGCCTTTTATTCAAGCTTAAAATCGAACTGGGAATTTAAGATATCAATTTTCGCTATTGCAGTGATATTCGTTGCGAAAAATTTAAGCTTTCATTGGATGGATTTTTCAGACTAAATCCGATAACCAATTAAATCAAAACTAAATGCGTGCACAATAACAAATTGGATTGAGTGTcaaaaaaagtatttttagAATTTGCCAGGCACTTCCATAGAATTTCATATCATACGCAATTAAATAGTTAATATTAGTTCCAACTGAATGCCCATATTTACTTGAACATGCCAGTTTATCCATGTTTCAAGTTCTTATTAAATTCTCGggaatttcaaaatatattcGTCTTCtatgatttcaattttttaattgaatttctcGTCGCATCACTTATCCCAGCATAAGCCAGTCGACTAAAATTagaaaattaatgaaaaacaCATTTTGGCAAAAGGCAGCCTCAGTCGACGCCAAAATCACTTGAGCGGCTCGAATGCCAAATAAAAAGGCAGTGCCCctgccttttggccaaaaaataaaacagtttCCACCGACAAAATGAAAAAGGAAAACGTagcgaaaaaaaattaattattacgAAAAAGTTCACAACAAGTCGAAGGCGGAAGGACAATAAAAGGCAATGCCACAAAAAGGAGCTCACGAAAAAGaagaaaactaaataaatggAAAAGGAGAAAGCAAACGAGTCACAAAAAGGACTCGAGGTGAGCATTTTCTTGGCTTTTGGTGTGGTCAGCACACTTGGCCAAGCGCGGAACCGGCTGAGACAGCGACACCAAAAAGGTCCTGCGAGCGACTAGAAAGGATCACTCTGGCAAAACGGTTTGCCCATCGCAGCTGTTTGTCCTTTTGTCAGGTGAAGAGCCACGGAAACTTTACGTTTTTCCCAGGTACCTGCCCGAATTGTCTACGTTTTTCAAGGGATTTGACACAATTCTAGTGAAAATTGTGGCCCACAAAAAGGATAAagttaaatgaatttaattgtctgtgtttatattatttgtgaCAACAAAGATTCTGGTTGCTCTGgttaagtggtggagcaatttaATTATGTTTGAGCATCACATTACATCTTAAGAAAGTTGTCAATGCTTAATCTTGCTTGGTTTTTAACTTTTAGATAGTATTTTTTTAGATCCCATCATTTGGATTATGAACTCACCCATCGCTCTGTTCGCCGCCCATGCGACTGCTGGCCAGGGAATTCCGAGTGCTCTCCCGCTCGATGCCCAGCGTGGTGGTGGACAGCCCCAGGACTGTGGTTCCGTGGCGACCTTTGGGTGATGCCTGCTGGTGGTAAACTCCGGCCGGATGCTGCtggtggttgtggtggtgCGACTGCTGGTGGCTGGCGGCATATCGCTGTGGGCTGCTGGGGTACTGCAGCTGCAGGTGGTTCGATAGGGAAAATTCGGATTTGGTTGGTGAGCCGGTGGTGGATGACGAGGCCACCGACTCCAGGCCACGGGATAGCTTCAGCATCTCGGCACCGAACTGATGCAAGGCCGTC of Drosophila mauritiana strain mau12 chromosome 3R, ASM438214v1, whole genome shotgun sequence contains these proteins:
- the LOC117143740 gene encoding uncharacterized protein LOC117143740; the encoded protein is MEEDVYASLGAYNDSGGDDWSSSEHLVLWEEDEAQRPAANATSRHNQLQVARWNATGNATISATFEDVPFDANNYWALLALVLVLGTAAGNILVCLAIAWERRLQNVTNYFLMSLAITDLMVAVLVMPLGILTLVKGYFPLGSEHCLTWICLDVLFCTASIMHLCTISVDRYLSLRYPMRFGRNKTRRRVTLKIVFVWLLSIAMSLPLSLMYSKNHASVLVNGTCQIPDPVYKLVGSIVCFYIPLGVMLLTYCLTVRLLARQRQNLGGGQQTAAATPGWASGWLGQAPALERRCTWRRLLKPGPGNASSVLHAHSANSTDTDLSTLDNHELWLPDSSIKEPTPTTMTALHQFGAEMLKLSRGLESVASSSTTGSPTKSEFSLSNHLQLQYPSSPQRYAASHQQSHHHNHQQHPAGVYHQQASPKGRHGTTVLGLSTTTLGIERESTRNSLASSRMGGEQSDGTLSQLSQRLRAYKKRRRASSAVPGRDQRAGHEDADEDVDTPTSTLRRHKRHNSLPKNALYPRHTTVQESLDDDDDEEEESAQQKDQQQTKSKICHSDTELDPPQKAKQCHIAGQNHQSDYLQLPSVCTCPYFGDRPLQNCVKSAEVKIISSAFRVTTTTTAVSSSPSEMELLMCSSGNKKSLTSSVSAGMTGGPAGTATATVGSTLSPHSAHNQGSSLTVQSDGSGYLAAPGTPCPGRRKLSISKTASVVTWDSSRHRRRGSSFGGVRTSLLLTPTKTATTSNSSTPLRRSATLRSHQNMNYQGAGECGGKTRTTTSSPCMLQRQQTVRSHHSRNSSVISRNSSRHGRIIRLEQKATKVLGVVFFTFVILWSPFFVLNLLPTVCAECEERISHWVFDVVTWLGYASSMVNPIFYTIFNKVFRQAFKKVLLCRYSSTSAWRPSR